The following coding sequences are from one Thermodesulfobacteriota bacterium window:
- a CDS encoding flagellar basal body L-ring protein FlgH, whose product MKTRSVSITKSVPAALLLAAVLLQGCATTPKLPPPPPKYVQHQERPPEVSSSNSLWREGGGLLEDFRARRVNDLLTINVLESISGSGAADTAAARNSSLDAAVTDFFGAPLNLNRPNLYGKGFTFSPTVSGKMTDDFKGTGSTNRTGSIIGTITARVTEVMPNGTLSVESRKEITINNEKQTLVLRGAVRPEDISVANTILSTKVADAEIFLVGDGVLQDKQKPGWLVRILDNVWPF is encoded by the coding sequence ATGAAAACACGGTCCGTGTCGATTACTAAGTCCGTACCGGCCGCCCTGCTGCTCGCTGCCGTCCTGCTGCAGGGGTGCGCCACCACGCCGAAGCTTCCCCCGCCGCCTCCGAAATACGTCCAGCACCAGGAGCGGCCTCCCGAGGTGTCCTCGTCCAACTCCCTCTGGCGCGAGGGAGGGGGGCTGCTCGAGGACTTCCGGGCGAGGAGGGTCAACGACCTGCTCACCATAAACGTGCTCGAGAGCATCTCCGGGTCGGGGGCCGCCGACACGGCCGCGGCGCGGAACTCCAGCCTCGACGCGGCGGTCACGGACTTCTTCGGGGCGCCGCTGAACCTGAACCGGCCGAACCTGTACGGGAAGGGATTCACGTTCTCGCCCACCGTGAGCGGCAAGATGACGGACGACTTCAAGGGAACGGGATCGACGAACCGGACGGGGAGCATCATCGGGACGATCACCGCCCGCGTCACGGAAGTGATGCCGAACGGGACGCTCTCGGTGGAGTCGCGCAAGGAGATCACGATCAACAACGAGAAGCAGACGCTGGTCCTCCGGGGCGCGGTGCGGCCCGAGGACATCTCCGTGGCGAACACGATCCTGAGCACCAAGGTCGCCGACGCCGAGATCTTCCTGGTGGGGGACGGCGTCCTCCAGGACAAGCAGAAGCCGGGCTGGCTCGTCCGGATCCTCGACAACGTCTGGCCGTTCTAG
- the flgA gene encoding flagellar basal body P-ring formation chaperone FlgA, with protein sequence MKVVRGGLLFVLALLAAAAPAAAGAPVPSPEAILKDYVLSQRPWSDVELRDLSLDARPPAELPRRISVRKGLPGKTVFAMEYGNGAVVTATADVEAFEEIVVTSRRLSRDRSLGEDDVYLARTEIGRVPQGALRDPEAAVGKVLNRSVGANVPLLSRHLAGSKVVKRGRKVTLVAESGGVRIAAAGETREDARVDDSVRTVNLASKKIVTGILVDENTVRVDY encoded by the coding sequence ATGAAGGTCGTCCGGGGCGGCCTCCTTTTCGTTCTGGCGCTCCTCGCCGCCGCGGCGCCCGCCGCCGCGGGCGCGCCCGTGCCTTCGCCCGAAGCGATCCTCAAGGATTACGTCCTCTCGCAGCGGCCATGGTCCGACGTCGAGCTGCGGGACCTCTCCCTGGACGCGCGGCCGCCCGCGGAGCTGCCGCGGCGGATCTCCGTCCGGAAGGGGCTTCCCGGAAAGACGGTCTTCGCGATGGAGTACGGGAACGGCGCCGTCGTGACGGCGACGGCCGACGTGGAGGCGTTCGAGGAGATCGTGGTGACGTCCCGCCGCCTGTCCAGGGACCGCTCCCTCGGGGAGGACGACGTGTATCTCGCCCGTACGGAGATCGGGCGGGTTCCCCAGGGCGCCCTCCGGGACCCGGAGGCGGCCGTCGGGAAGGTCCTGAACCGGTCGGTCGGCGCGAACGTCCCGCTTCTTTCCCGGCACCTTGCCGGCTCGAAGGTCGTGAAGCGGGGGCGGAAGGTCACCCTGGTCGCCGAGAGCGGCGGGGTGCGGATCGCCGCCGCCGGCGAGACGCGCGAGGACGCCCGCGTGGACGATTCCGTGAGGACCGTCAACCTTGCATCGAAAAAGATTGTCACGGGGATCCTGGTCGATGAAAACACGGTCCGTGTCGATTACTAA